In the Magnetococcales bacterium genome, one interval contains:
- a CDS encoding HAMP domain-containing protein encodes MSSLRRKIILAYLAVGLLFVGLLLLAHMELRRLENQIKAEEGLLEFFNAVLEMRRYEKNFLLYNNELDIQEHGRWHREAQPYVTERLGRPPNPARMTEWRSLKQKMERYQEAMDQLVAARGGGEADGAVMVHREDQLRQAGKELVAWAEWLAKQEKEQLAAAMAQHRFLLLVIMLFLVLLLWLVGYRLSRAVTRPLKAVEEAMRQVAEGLTSPIDLPYRDQEIRSLTLAFNRMIKELHARQRHLIRAEKLAALGTTLSGVAHELNNPLSNIATSCQILLEDAEAPPFQRRLLEHIDSQTLRAAGIVRSLLDFARDRPFRKEPVQAVTLVEDTLRLLKPHLREGVDLEVRIAPGLTLFADTGKLQQVLLNLIKNAMDAVPEASGRVVVEGESLPAPPDLETPASGRLTLGDVSTFGNRGCVTLRVRDNGTGIDAACLPRLFDPFFTTKEAGKGAGLGLFVTHEIVEKHGGALMVESLPGRGATFHLFLPEEPPRGEP; translated from the coding sequence TGGCCTATCTGGCGGTGGGTCTGCTTTTCGTGGGGCTGTTGCTGCTGGCTCACATGGAGCTGCGTCGGCTGGAAAATCAGATCAAGGCCGAAGAGGGATTGCTTGAGTTTTTTAATGCCGTTCTTGAAATGCGGCGTTATGAGAAAAATTTCCTACTCTACAATAATGAGCTTGATATTCAGGAACACGGGCGCTGGCATCGGGAGGCGCAACCTTATGTGACCGAACGGCTGGGCCGCCCCCCGAATCCGGCCCGCATGACGGAGTGGCGCTCCCTGAAACAGAAGATGGAGCGCTACCAGGAGGCCATGGACCAACTGGTGGCCGCTCGCGGCGGCGGGGAGGCGGACGGCGCGGTCATGGTCCACCGGGAAGATCAGTTGCGGCAGGCGGGCAAGGAGTTGGTGGCCTGGGCGGAGTGGCTGGCAAAACAGGAAAAAGAACAGCTCGCTGCGGCCATGGCCCAGCACCGCTTTCTGCTGCTGGTGATCATGCTGTTTCTGGTGCTGTTGCTGTGGCTGGTGGGCTATCGCCTGTCCCGCGCGGTGACCCGCCCCCTCAAGGCTGTGGAAGAGGCCATGCGGCAGGTGGCGGAAGGCCTGACCAGTCCCATCGATCTGCCTTACCGGGATCAGGAGATCCGGTCCCTGACCCTGGCTTTCAATCGCATGATCAAGGAGTTGCACGCCCGGCAGAGACATCTGATCCGTGCGGAAAAGCTCGCCGCCCTGGGCACCACCCTTTCGGGGGTGGCCCACGAGCTGAACAACCCCTTGTCCAATATCGCCACCTCCTGCCAGATTCTGCTGGAGGATGCGGAGGCGCCGCCGTTTCAAAGGCGTCTGCTGGAGCATATCGACAGCCAGACCCTGCGGGCCGCCGGCATCGTGCGCAGTCTGCTCGATTTCGCCCGGGATCGCCCCTTTCGCAAGGAGCCGGTCCAGGCCGTCACCCTGGTGGAGGACACCCTGCGACTGCTGAAACCCCACCTTCGGGAGGGGGTCGATCTGGAGGTGCGTATTGCGCCGGGGCTGACCCTCTTCGCCGACACGGGCAAGCTGCAACAGGTGCTGCTGAACCTGATCAAGAACGCGATGGACGCCGTTCCCGAGGCTTCGGGCCGGGTGGTGGTGGAAGGGGAGTCGCTGCCCGCCCCTCCCGATCTGGAGACCCCGGCCTCGGGACGACTCACCCTGGGGGATGTCTCGACCTTCGGCAATCGGGGTTGCGTGACCTTGCGGGTGCGGGACAACGGCACGGGGATCGACGCAGCCTGTCTGCCGCGCCTTTTCGATCCCTTTTTCACCACCAAGGAGGCGGGCAAGGGGGCGGGTCTGGGGCTTTTCGTCACCCACGAGATCGTGGAAAAACATGGTGGAGCCCTGATGGTGGAGTCCCTTCCCGGCAGGGGCGCCACCTTTCACCTCTTCCTGCCGGAAGAGCCGCCGCGAGGAGAGCCGTGA
- a CDS encoding sigma-54-dependent Fis family transcriptional regulator, with protein sequence MDETPKGRLLVVDDEKIAVENLEYILKRDGHEVTAVTSGASALKLLQEREFDVVLTDLRMEKVDGMGLLECCRERHPDTEVILVTGFATLESAVEAMKRGAFHYIAKPFRLDEVRKLTGQALEKIRLKRENRHLREEIARYQGEERIVTQDGGMLKLLEFTRQVAPTDCNCLIVGESGVGKEMFARELHARSGRTGPFVGVNCGAFQESLLENELFGHARGAFTGAGSDRKGVIEAARGGTLFLDEITEMSPAMQVKFLRVIQEREVRRLGDTTAIAVDLRFVGATNRNLQEEVAQGRFRKDLFFRLNVAQLAIPPLAERKGDIPLLAHHFLRQFAQRFGKEVVDIDPEVMAVLSGYGYPGNVRELRNIIERGVVVSTGQTLQMAHLPDDLREMEIMTIRRSEGRLPTLDEREREYVQWVFRNEAHGNQTLAAQILGIDRVSLWRKLKKYSAVESTEEP encoded by the coding sequence ATGGACGAGACGCCGAAAGGCCGCCTGCTGGTGGTCGACGACGAGAAAATCGCCGTGGAAAACCTGGAATACATCCTGAAACGGGACGGTCACGAAGTGACCGCGGTCACCTCGGGAGCCTCCGCGCTCAAGCTGTTGCAGGAGCGGGAGTTCGACGTGGTGCTGACCGACCTGCGCATGGAAAAGGTCGACGGCATGGGGCTGCTGGAGTGCTGTCGCGAGCGACATCCCGACACGGAGGTGATCCTCGTCACCGGTTTCGCCACGTTGGAATCGGCGGTGGAGGCCATGAAACGGGGGGCCTTCCATTACATCGCCAAGCCGTTCCGCCTGGACGAAGTGCGCAAGCTCACCGGGCAGGCACTGGAGAAGATCCGCCTGAAACGGGAAAACCGCCACCTGCGGGAGGAGATCGCCCGCTATCAGGGGGAGGAGCGCATCGTCACCCAGGACGGGGGCATGTTGAAGCTCCTGGAGTTCACCCGGCAGGTGGCGCCCACCGATTGCAATTGCCTGATCGTCGGCGAAAGCGGCGTGGGCAAGGAGATGTTCGCCAGGGAGCTGCACGCCCGTTCCGGTCGCACGGGACCGTTCGTGGGGGTCAACTGCGGCGCATTTCAGGAGTCGCTGCTGGAGAACGAGCTGTTCGGCCACGCCCGTGGGGCCTTTACCGGGGCCGGCAGCGACCGCAAGGGGGTCATCGAGGCCGCCCGGGGGGGCACTCTCTTCCTGGACGAAATCACCGAGATGTCCCCGGCCATGCAGGTCAAATTCCTGCGGGTCATTCAGGAGCGGGAGGTGCGTCGTCTGGGGGATACCACCGCGATAGCCGTGGATCTGCGTTTCGTGGGGGCCACCAATCGCAATCTGCAGGAGGAGGTGGCCCAGGGACGTTTTCGCAAGGATCTCTTCTTCCGGCTCAACGTGGCGCAGTTGGCCATTCCGCCCCTGGCGGAACGCAAGGGGGACATCCCCCTGCTGGCGCACCATTTTTTGCGGCAGTTCGCCCAGCGATTCGGCAAGGAGGTCGTCGACATCGATCCGGAGGTGATGGCGGTGTTGTCGGGATACGGCTATCCGGGCAACGTGCGGGAGTTGCGCAACATCATCGAACGCGGCGTGGTGGTCTCCACGGGGCAGACCTTGCAGATGGCCCATCTGCCGGACGATCTGCGGGAGATGGAGATCATGACCATCCGGCGCAGCGAAGGCCGGCTGCCCACCCTGGACGAACGGGAACGGGAGTATGTGCAGTGGGTCTTTCGCAACGAAGCCCACGGCAATCAGACCCTGGCGGCGCAGATACTCGGCATCGACCGGGTCTCCCTGTGGCGGAAATTGAAGAAGTACAGCGCGGTGGAATCAACGGAAGAGCCCTGA